In the genome of Pseudomonas lalucatii, the window CCGAGGCTGATTCGCGCACTCTCGGCCGGATCGAGGCCGGCGGCGCCGGCCAGCAGCTCGGCGAACCGCGAGACCCGCCACAGATGGCCGCCGGTGTAGGGGTCGCGCGCCTCCACCACCCAGGCCATCGTCAGCAGGCTGGCCAGCAGTTGTGCCTGGGCCTCGCGCGTGGCGGGCGCCGCCTGCGCGGGCTGGCCAATGGCCCGGCCCAAGAAACTCAGCAATCCCATCAGGCTGTCTCCGCTGAAGGCGTTCAACCAGCGTAGTCGGTCCCTCGCCGGTCGCCGTCTCTGCCCGGAGTCCGGGACCGGCAGCGCCGGCCCCGTGCCCGGTCACTCGCCGACGGTGCCCTTGGCGAGGTTGCACTCGGCCAGGGTCATGCTCTTGAAGCCCTGGCCCTTGCAGGAACCCTGGCCCTTGCAGGCGTTGCTCGCGGTCTTGCAGTCGTTCTGCCCCTTGCAGGCATTGACGCCATAGCAATGGATCTGGGCCTCCTCGGCCACGACGGCGGTGCTGGTGAGGCCGGCGAACAGGGTGGCGGCGGCGAAGGCCAGGGCGGCTCCGGTAGCGGTGGTCTTGGTATTCATGGGGTGGTCCTCGAATAGTCTGGATAGGCCGGTGCGCGCAGCATGCGTCACCGGTACAGGACTAGAGGACGGTCGCCGCCTGGCGTTACAGGGCCGGGCGCAAATAGCCACGCCCGGGGCCGGTCGCGGGGGCCGAGCGCGCGGCAAGGCTCGAGCGCTTGCCGAAGAAGGGCATGCCCCCGTGCGGGGCACTCGCTCGCCAGGGCACTCGAGGGCGCTGCCTAGAGCGCCTTGTCCCGGTGTATCCGCCGAATCCTTTCGCGGGTCTCTGGGTTGGCGCCCGGTCCGTCACAGATGCCGATGTCGGCGAGACTCATCTCATTGCCGTCCTGATCGTAGAACCTTGCCCGCGTCAGCGGCGAACCGGTCTTCTTGTTGACCAGCAAGACCGGCGGCCCTTCGGCGTGCGGGTACCAGCGGTCCCCCCACTGCAGCATGCTCATGATGATCGTGTTGACCTCCTGGCCCTTTTCCGTGAGGTGGTAATCGACACCGCCGCCCCGGTTCTGCTTTTCCAAGACCTGATGTTCGAGGAGCAATTTCAAGCGCTTGGACAGGATGCTCTTGGACATGCCGAGGTTGCGCTGGAAGTCATCGAACTTGCTGGTTCCCCACAGCGCCTCCCTGATGATCAGCACGTTCCACCAATCGCCGAGGACGTCCAGCGACCGTGCCAGCGAGCAATTTCGCCCTTCAAAGCTCACCCTCTCCATAGATAACCACCTAATTATTTGAAAATTAAACGAAATCTCAAAGTTATCGGAATGCCTTGACAGGTTCTATCATGAAACCTATGGTGTTCGTGGTTCTATGATGGAACCTGAGACACCGCAAGTCAAACCTTGGAGCGATCGACATGAACACAGTGTTGTATTCCAGCCTCGTGGCCGTCATCACGGCGGTCTTCGTGGGCTATGCCTCGGCGGGCGAGGAACAGCTCGAGCAGGCCTGCCTGACCAACGAAATCGATAAGGAACTGATCAGCAGCAGCCTGGCGATTACCACCGGGGAGTGCCACCTGAATGCCGCGGAGACGGACAAGCAGCAGGCCATGCAGCATGCGCAGATGGCCTACAGCTGGTTTTCCTACGCACAGCGGCTAGCGGACGGCGTCAGCCCGACATACCTGAAACAGGCCGCGGCGAAAATTGACGAACTGCAGGTTAAATAAGATGAAGAATAGTTTTGTTCTTTCCTGGCTGTTATTCGGCTGCCTGTCCGCTCAGGCGCAGGAGCTGACCGCTGTGGGCGCCGAGGTTGCGGCCAACGCGGATGGATCCATTCCGGCCTGGACCGGCGACTTCAAGGCTGCCGGCCAGGACCTGTCCGATCCGTTCGCGGGCGAGTCGGCCAGGCTGCGCATCGGTGCCGACAACTTCCACGCGCACCGGGCCCATCTCACCGATGGACAGATCGCCATGCTGCAGCGCTACCCGGACAGCTACTTCATCGATGTCTATCCGACGCATCGCACCGCCGTGCTGCCCGAGCCGGTGCAGGAACTGGCGAAGTACAACGCGCGCAATGCCAGGTTGAGTGCCGATGCCAATGGCGTGGAAGGCTACCGCGGCTACTACCCCTTTCCCGTGCCCCGAAATGGCCTCGAGGCGGTCTGGAATCATTTCATGCGCTATCGGGGCGGCAGCCTGAATCGCGACCAGGTGCAGGTAGTCGCTCAGGCCAATGGCAGCTACAGCGAGGTGAGAATCAAGGAGCAGGTCGTCTGGCCGGAAAACCTCGATGGCTACGACGAAGTCGGCGACCGGAACGTGATGCTCTACGCCAAGCAGATCGTCGCGGCGCCGTCCCGGCTCGCCGGGAACATCCTGCTGGTTCATGAAACCGTCAACCAGGTCGAACAGCCGCGTCTTGCCTGGATGTACAACGCTGGCCAGCGCCGGGTCAGGCGCGCCCCCCAGGTGGCCTACGATGGCCCCGGCACCGCCGCCGACGGGCTGCGCACCTCCGACAACGCGGACATGTATTCCGGCTCACCGGATCGCTATGACTGGAAGCTCGAAGGAAAGCGGGAAATCTACATCCCCTACAACAACTTCCGCCTGGCCGACCCGGCGCTGTCGGTCGCCGATGTGGCCGGCAAGGGGCATATCAACCAGGGTCTGGCCCGCTACGAGAAGCATCGCGTATGGAAGGTCGTCGGCGAACTGAAGAGCGGCAAGCGCCATATCTACAACAAGCGTGTTCTATACCTCGACGAGGACACCTGGCAGATCGCCCTGGCCGAGCATTACGACAATCGCGGGGAGCTGTGGCGGGTGTCCGAAGGCTTCCATGTGCAGTTCACCTATGCCGACACGCCCTGGTATGCGGCGGAGGCCATATATGACCTGAACAGCTCCAGATACCTGATCTACGGGCTGCTGGTCGATGCACAGCAGCCCATAGAGTTCGGCTTCCGGGCCTCCAAGAGCGAATACCAGCCCGCCGCCCTGCGGCACCTGGGGGTCAAGTAGCCCGAAGGCCCCGCGGCGTCGCCCCTTCCCGGGGCGGCGCCGGAGAAACTCGGCGGAAACCTCGGACCTGCCCCGGTTTCCGCCCCTCCCCCGGCCTGCTCCGATTATTCGACCGTCACGCTTTTCGCCAGGTTGCGCGGCTGGTCGACGTCGGTGCCCTTGAGCACGGCCACGTGGTAGGACAGCAGCTGCAGCGGAATGGTGTAGAGGATCGGCGCCAGCACGTCGTGGATGTGCGGCATGTTCACCACATGGGTGCCCTCGCCGTTGCTCATGCCGGCCTGCTCGTCGGCGAAGACCACCAGTTCGCCGCCGCGGGCACGCACTTCCTGCAGGTTGGACTTGAGCTTCTCCAGCAGCTCGTTGTTCGGCGCCACGGTGACCACCGGCATGTCGCTGTCGACCAGGGCCAGGGGACCGTGCTTGAGCTCGCCGGCCGGGTAGGCCTCGGCGTGGATGTAGGAGATCTCCTTGAGCTTGAGCGCCCCCTCCATCGCCACCGGATACTGCGCGCCGCGACCGAGGAACAGGCTGTGGTGCTTCTCGGCGAACAGCTCGGAGACCTTCTCCACCACCGCGTCCATGGCCAGGGCCTCGCCCAGGCGGGTCGGCAGGCGGCGCAGCTCCTCCACCAGCTCCGCCTCCAACTGCGGCGCGAGGCTGCCGCGCACCCGGCCCAGGGCCAGGCACAGCAGCAGCAGGCCCACCAGTTGAGTGGTGAAGGCCTTGGTCGAGGCCACGCCGATCTCCGGGCCGGCCTGGGTCAGCAGGCACAGGTCGGATTCGCGCACCAGGGAGCTGATGCCGACGTTGCAGATCGCCAGGCTGGCCAGGTAGCCGCCCTGCTCCGGGCTCAGCGCCTTGGCATTGCGCAGCGCGGCCAGGGTGTCGGCGGTCTCGCCGGACTGGGAGATGCTGACGAACAGGGTGTCGGGCTGCACCACCACCTGGCGGTAGCGGAACTCGCTGGCCACCTCGATCTGGCAGGGCACCCCGGCCAGGGCCTCGAGCCAGTAACGGGCGACCATGCCGGCGTGGTAGCTGGTGCCGCAGGCGACGATCTGCACGTTGCGCACCTTGGCGAACAAATCGGCCGCCTGGGGGCCGAAGGCCTGGATCAGCACATGGTCGGCGGCCAGGCGGCCCTCCAGGGTGCGCTGCACCACCTTGGGCTGCTCGTGGATCTCCTTGAGCATGAAGTGGCGGTACTCGCCCTTGTCGGCGGCTTCCGCACCCTCGTGGTACTGCACGCTCTCGCGCTGCACCGGCTGACCGTCGACCGACCAGATCTGCACCGCATCGCGGCGGATCTCGGCGATGTCGCCCTCTTCCAGGTACATGAAGCGGTCGGTGACCTGACGCAGGGCCAGCTGATCGGAGGCGAGGAAGTTCTCGCCCAGACCCAGGCCGATCACCAGCGGGCTGCCGCTGCGGGCGGCCAGCAGGCGGTCCGGCTGCTTGGCGCTGATCACCGCCAGGCCGTAGGCGCCGTGCAGTTCCTTGACCGCCTCCTTGAGCGCGGCGGTGAGGTCCGGCTGGCTCTTGAGCTTGTGGTCGAGCAGGTGGACGATCACCTCGGTGTCGGTGTCCGAGGCGAAGACGTAGCCCAGGCCCTTGAGCCGGCTGCGCAGCGCCTCGTGGTTCTCGATGATGCCGTTGTGCACCACCGCCAGGTCGCTGCCGGAGAAGTGCGGGTGGGCGTTGTGCTCGGTCGGCGCACCGTGGGTGGCCCAGCGGGTATGGGCGATGCCCAGACGCCCGGCCAGGGGCTCGGCGCCGAGGGCCTGCTGCAGCTCGCTGACCTTACCGACCCGACGACGGCGTTCGAGTTGGTTCTGGTCGCCCAGCAGCGCCACCCCGGCGCTGTCGTAGCCGCGGTATTCCAGGCGCTTCAGCCCTTCGACCAGTACGGCGGTGATGTTGCGTTCGGCGACGGCGCCCACGATGCCACACATAGTTTGTTCTCCTCAGTCTTGCACGGTCGCGCAGATCAGCTTGATCCCGCGCGCCGTCAGTTGTTCACGAGCCTCGGCGGGGAGGCGCTCGTCGGTGATCAGGGTATGGACGCTGCCCCAGGGCAGCTCCAGGTTGGGAATCTTGCGGCCGATCTTGTCGCTCTCGACCATGACGATGACCTCGCGGGCCACCTCGGCCATGACCCGGGACAGGCCCAGCAGTTCGTTGAAGGTGGTGGTGCCACGCGCCAGGTCGATGCCGTCGGCGCCGATGAACAGCTGGTCGAAGTCGTAGGAACGCAACACCTGTTCGGCGACCTGGCCCTGAAACGACTCGGAATGGGGGTCCCAGGTTCCGCCGGTCATCAGCAGCACCGGCTCGTGCTCCAGGTCGCGCAGGGCGTTGGCCACGTTCAGCGAGTTGGTCATCACCACCAGGCCGGGCCTGTGGCCCAGTTCGGGAATCATCGCCGCGGTGGTGGTGCCGCTGTCT includes:
- a CDS encoding winged helix-turn-helix transcriptional regulator, which encodes MERVSFEGRNCSLARSLDVLGDWWNVLIIREALWGTSKFDDFQRNLGMSKSILSKRLKLLLEHQVLEKQNRGGGVDYHLTEKGQEVNTIIMSMLQWGDRWYPHAEGPPVLLVNKKTGSPLTRARFYDQDGNEMSLADIGICDGPGANPETRERIRRIHRDKAL
- a CDS encoding DUF1329 domain-containing protein, coding for MKNSFVLSWLLFGCLSAQAQELTAVGAEVAANADGSIPAWTGDFKAAGQDLSDPFAGESARLRIGADNFHAHRAHLTDGQIAMLQRYPDSYFIDVYPTHRTAVLPEPVQELAKYNARNARLSADANGVEGYRGYYPFPVPRNGLEAVWNHFMRYRGGSLNRDQVQVVAQANGSYSEVRIKEQVVWPENLDGYDEVGDRNVMLYAKQIVAAPSRLAGNILLVHETVNQVEQPRLAWMYNAGQRRVRRAPQVAYDGPGTAADGLRTSDNADMYSGSPDRYDWKLEGKREIYIPYNNFRLADPALSVADVAGKGHINQGLARYEKHRVWKVVGELKSGKRHIYNKRVLYLDEDTWQIALAEHYDNRGELWRVSEGFHVQFTYADTPWYAAEAIYDLNSSRYLIYGLLVDAQQPIEFGFRASKSEYQPAALRHLGVK
- the glmS gene encoding glutamine--fructose-6-phosphate transaminase (isomerizing) — encoded protein: MCGIVGAVAERNITAVLVEGLKRLEYRGYDSAGVALLGDQNQLERRRRVGKVSELQQALGAEPLAGRLGIAHTRWATHGAPTEHNAHPHFSGSDLAVVHNGIIENHEALRSRLKGLGYVFASDTDTEVIVHLLDHKLKSQPDLTAALKEAVKELHGAYGLAVISAKQPDRLLAARSGSPLVIGLGLGENFLASDQLALRQVTDRFMYLEEGDIAEIRRDAVQIWSVDGQPVQRESVQYHEGAEAADKGEYRHFMLKEIHEQPKVVQRTLEGRLAADHVLIQAFGPQAADLFAKVRNVQIVACGTSYHAGMVARYWLEALAGVPCQIEVASEFRYRQVVVQPDTLFVSISQSGETADTLAALRNAKALSPEQGGYLASLAICNVGISSLVRESDLCLLTQAGPEIGVASTKAFTTQLVGLLLLCLALGRVRGSLAPQLEAELVEELRRLPTRLGEALAMDAVVEKVSELFAEKHHSLFLGRGAQYPVAMEGALKLKEISYIHAEAYPAGELKHGPLALVDSDMPVVTVAPNNELLEKLKSNLQEVRARGGELVVFADEQAGMSNGEGTHVVNMPHIHDVLAPILYTIPLQLLSYHVAVLKGTDVDQPRNLAKSVTVE
- a CDS encoding DeoR/GlpR family DNA-binding transcription regulator, which translates into the protein MSKRNTPQRRHAILALLNEQGEVSVDALAKAFATSEVTIRKDLAALEKNGLLLRRYGGAVPMPQELIGDGVQPVSRYKQAIARAAVTRIREHARIIIDSGTTTAAMIPELGHRPGLVVMTNSLNVANALRDLEHEPVLLMTGGTWDPHSESFQGQVAEQVLRSYDFDQLFIGADGIDLARGTTTFNELLGLSRVMAEVAREVIVMVESDKIGRKIPNLELPWGSVHTLITDERLPAEAREQLTARGIKLICATVQD